A genome region from Pseudomonas pergaminensis includes the following:
- a CDS encoding response regulator, with protein MIRVLVAEDHTIVREGIKQLIGLAKDLLVVGEASNGEQLLETLRHVPCEVVLLDISMPGVNGLEAIARIRALSNPPAILVLSMHDEAQMAARALKVGAAGYATKDSDPALLLTAIRKVAAGGRYIDPDLADRMVFEVGLTDTRPLHSLLSEREFSVFERLAQGANVNDIAQQLALSSKTISTHKARLMQKLNITSLAELVKYAMEHKLL; from the coding sequence GTGATCCGCGTACTGGTAGCCGAAGACCACACCATCGTTCGTGAAGGCATCAAGCAATTGATCGGCCTGGCCAAAGACCTGTTGGTGGTTGGGGAAGCGAGCAATGGCGAGCAACTGCTGGAGACGTTGCGCCATGTGCCGTGCGAGGTGGTGCTGCTGGACATCTCGATGCCTGGCGTCAACGGCCTGGAAGCGATCGCGCGCATCCGTGCACTGAGCAATCCGCCGGCGATCCTGGTGTTGTCGATGCACGACGAAGCGCAGATGGCCGCCCGCGCCTTGAAGGTCGGCGCCGCCGGTTACGCCACCAAGGACAGCGACCCGGCGCTGTTGCTTACGGCAATCCGCAAGGTGGCGGCCGGCGGGCGTTACATCGACCCGGACCTGGCAGACCGGATGGTCTTCGAAGTCGGCCTCACCGATACGCGACCGTTGCATTCATTACTGTCCGAACGCGAGTTCTCGGTGTTCGAGCGCCTGGCCCAGGGCGCCAACGTCAACGACATCGCCCAGCAACTGGCGCTGAGCAGCAAGACCATCAGCACCCACAAGGCGCGACTGATGCAAAAGCTCAATATCACGTCCCTGGCGGAGTTGGTGAAGTACGCCATGGAACACAAGCTGCTCTAA
- a CDS encoding PAS domain-containing sensor histidine kinase: MVYRCLLVIGCLCLALMANAAPAPAAPQAQLTAQQREWLAQHPELRVGLVLQAPYAQYDRRLQRLSGANVELMQWLAKALNIELTWRNFPNQEQLEAAVREGEVDVAPGLQQTPAGLRLWLFTDPYMRVPQHIVGIREGGGAVELEKLDEQSRVAVRMPSAVADYLRSTYPTLNLQGVPMERQALQLLVSQQARYAVVDEAQLSRLSGEAEFAGLAVVGDIGLPQLLRVATRREWPELAGIMESALRAIPARDLDQLHSRWLQPKYPRLTESPGLWQNLSLLLGLLLLASLAVVVWQRRQQRVLEQGLLAAREESAARAAGAEALRLTQFSIDQSTVGILWVNWDSHVRYANRAAENMLGYGPGALIERPLADLDPSLDMDRWLNLWKRARASEDGPQNFATDCRRADGSILPTNVSLSFLRFAEAEYLVVYLNDVTELRRTLAALLQSEAQLRELSAHLETVREEEKARIAREVHDELGQMLTVLKLETSMCELAYAQLDPGLHERLNSMKRLIAQLFQLVRDVATALRPPILDAGIASAIEWQARRFEARTQIPCLVQVPDNLPALSDAKAIGLFRILQEALTNVMRHAQAHTVELTLAVEGADLRLTISDDGVGFIQAQGRPVSFGLVGMRERVLIMGGQLSLDSELGEGTTLSVTVPLDA, from the coding sequence ATGGTTTATCGCTGTCTGCTGGTTATCGGCTGTTTGTGCCTTGCCTTGATGGCCAATGCCGCCCCTGCGCCCGCTGCACCGCAGGCGCAGCTCACTGCCCAGCAACGCGAATGGCTGGCCCAGCACCCCGAGCTGCGGGTGGGGCTGGTGTTGCAGGCGCCTTACGCGCAATACGATCGGCGTTTGCAACGGCTGTCCGGGGCGAATGTCGAGTTGATGCAGTGGCTGGCCAAGGCCCTGAACATTGAGCTGACCTGGCGCAATTTTCCCAACCAGGAGCAACTGGAAGCCGCTGTGCGCGAAGGCGAAGTCGACGTCGCCCCCGGCCTGCAACAAACCCCGGCCGGCTTGCGCTTGTGGTTGTTCACCGACCCTTATATGCGCGTGCCGCAACACATCGTCGGCATCCGCGAGGGCGGCGGGGCCGTTGAGTTGGAAAAGCTCGATGAGCAATCCCGTGTCGCTGTGCGCATGCCCAGTGCCGTGGCCGATTACCTGCGCAGCACCTATCCCACCCTCAACCTGCAAGGCGTGCCAATGGAGCGCCAGGCCCTGCAGTTGTTGGTGAGCCAGCAGGCGCGTTACGCGGTGGTGGATGAAGCGCAGTTGAGCCGTTTGTCCGGGGAGGCCGAGTTTGCCGGGCTGGCGGTGGTGGGCGATATCGGCTTGCCGCAATTGTTGCGGGTGGCCACGCGTCGGGAATGGCCGGAACTGGCCGGCATCATGGAAAGCGCACTTCGCGCGATTCCCGCCCGCGACCTGGACCAATTGCACAGCCGCTGGCTGCAACCCAAGTACCCGCGCCTCACGGAATCCCCGGGCCTGTGGCAAAACCTCAGCCTGTTGCTGGGCCTGTTGCTGCTCGCCAGCCTGGCCGTCGTGGTCTGGCAGCGACGCCAGCAACGGGTGCTGGAGCAGGGCCTGCTTGCCGCTCGTGAAGAAAGCGCAGCCCGTGCCGCCGGTGCCGAAGCCTTGCGACTGACGCAGTTTTCCATCGATCAGAGCACTGTCGGTATCCTTTGGGTCAACTGGGACAGCCATGTGCGCTACGCCAACCGTGCCGCCGAAAACATGCTCGGCTACGGCCCCGGGGCGCTGATCGAGCGGCCGCTGGCCGACCTTGATCCAAGCCTGGACATGGACCGCTGGCTCAACCTGTGGAAGCGTGCGCGGGCCAGCGAAGACGGCCCGCAGAATTTTGCCACTGACTGCCGGCGAGCCGATGGCAGCATCCTGCCGACTAATGTGTCCTTGAGTTTTCTGCGGTTCGCCGAGGCCGAATACCTGGTGGTTTACCTTAATGACGTCACCGAGTTGCGCCGGACGTTGGCCGCGTTGCTGCAAAGTGAGGCGCAGTTACGCGAACTGTCCGCCCACCTGGAAACCGTGCGCGAAGAAGAGAAGGCTCGCATCGCCCGCGAGGTACACGACGAGCTTGGGCAAATGCTCACGGTGCTCAAGCTCGAAACCTCGATGTGCGAGCTGGCCTATGCGCAACTCGACCCCGGTTTGCACGAGCGTTTGAACAGCATGAAGCGCCTTATCGCCCAGCTGTTCCAGTTGGTGCGCGATGTGGCGACGGCGCTGCGGCCGCCGATTCTGGATGCCGGCATTGCCTCGGCCATCGAATGGCAGGCGCGGCGCTTTGAAGCACGTACGCAGATTCCCTGCCTGGTGCAGGTTCCGGATAACCTACCGGCTCTCAGCGATGCCAAGGCCATCGGCCTGTTCCGCATTTTGCAGGAGGCGCTGACCAATGTGATGCGCCATGCCCAGGCGCATACTGTGGAGCTGACCCTTGCCGTGGAGGGCGCGGATTTGCGACTGACCATCAGCGACGATGGCGTTGGTTTCATCCAGGCCCAGGGCCGCCCGGTGTCATTCGGGTTGGTGGGCATGCGCGAGCGGGTGCTGATCATGGGCGGGCAATTGAGCCTGGACAGCGAGTTGGGGGAGGGCACCACCCTGAGTGTCACGGTGCCGTTGGATGCATAA
- a CDS encoding alpha/beta hydrolase family protein has product MPFFQRSALPALCLSLLFTSAFSVQAADAPAPAAEKPVERQPLPERSQEEASFLTRKIPQQEQQQLQAGSDSFLALWKPANSAEPEGVVIIVPGAGENADWPQAISPLRHKLPDANWGSLSLSLPDVSVDTLPPRVMEAPKATVDTSSKEASTADKPIEQAASAEAEGTDPSLVPGADEQDKTDASRIFDRIDAAVAFAQTQSARSVVLLGHGTGAWWAARYLSEKQPSQVQKFVMVAAQTPTGRHPDVQQLAPGLKLPTADVFYQDQALSRKNALARAQAAKRLKNEGYKQVSLKTLPGNSDAGQEQLYRRVRGWLSPQASAD; this is encoded by the coding sequence ATGCCCTTTTTCCAACGTTCGGCACTGCCAGCATTGTGCCTGTCGCTGCTTTTTACCAGTGCCTTTTCTGTACAAGCCGCTGACGCCCCTGCACCTGCCGCCGAAAAACCTGTCGAGCGCCAGCCGCTGCCGGAGCGTAGCCAGGAAGAAGCCAGCTTTCTTACACGCAAAATCCCGCAACAGGAACAGCAACAATTGCAGGCCGGCAGCGATTCATTCCTGGCGCTGTGGAAGCCGGCCAACAGCGCCGAACCCGAGGGCGTGGTGATTATCGTACCGGGCGCCGGCGAAAACGCTGACTGGCCGCAAGCAATCAGCCCGTTGCGGCACAAATTGCCGGATGCCAATTGGGGCAGCCTCAGCCTGTCGCTGCCAGACGTGAGCGTGGACACCCTGCCGCCGCGCGTAATGGAAGCGCCCAAGGCCACTGTCGACACCAGTAGCAAGGAAGCGAGCACCGCCGACAAACCCATCGAGCAGGCCGCCAGTGCCGAAGCCGAAGGCACCGACCCGTCACTGGTGCCGGGCGCCGATGAGCAAGACAAGACCGATGCGTCGCGCATTTTCGACCGCATCGACGCCGCCGTGGCCTTCGCCCAGACCCAGAGCGCGCGCAGTGTGGTACTGCTCGGCCATGGTACCGGCGCCTGGTGGGCCGCGCGCTATCTGAGCGAGAAGCAACCGTCCCAGGTGCAGAAGTTCGTCATGGTGGCGGCGCAGACGCCCACCGGGCGCCATCCCGATGTCCAGCAGTTGGCCCCAGGCCTGAAACTGCCGACTGCCGATGTTTTCTATCAAGACCAAGCCCTATCGCGCAAAAACGCCCTGGCCCGCGCCCAGGCGGCCAAGCGTTTGAAGAATGAGGGCTATAAGCAGGTGTCGTTGAAAACCTTGCCCGGCAACAGTGATGCCGGCCAGGAGCAGTTGTATCGCAGGGTTCGCGGCTGGCTGAGCCCGCAAGCAAGCGCCGACTGA
- a CDS encoding TerB family tellurite resistance protein: protein MLWPGTLIGAGAGFAIASIPGAMLGALLGQALDRRLQLQSWAQLRERLGGRPALRNDELLFVLLGRLAKSNGRVVDGHIQQARQEMRALDMSDSAQRRAIAAFNRGKSGSDRVRSYLRVLKAQPHAAEGVLRACWRMVWADGKASDAERVLIDLWGKWLGWTPQQLQALAADFTPERKPLVTRGPTYQDALRLLGVTATTEPSMIKRAYRRLLSRHHPDKIAGTGASAAQVREATDRTRELHNAYALIRERRDFR from the coding sequence ATGCTGTGGCCAGGGACGCTGATCGGCGCCGGGGCTGGCTTTGCCATTGCCAGTATTCCGGGGGCCATGTTGGGTGCACTGTTGGGGCAGGCGCTGGATCGCCGTCTGCAACTGCAGAGTTGGGCGCAATTGCGCGAGCGCCTGGGCGGGCGCCCGGCATTGCGCAATGACGAATTGTTGTTTGTGTTGCTGGGGCGCTTGGCCAAGAGCAATGGGCGAGTGGTGGATGGGCATATCCAGCAGGCGCGCCAGGAAATGCGCGCGCTGGACATGAGCGACTCAGCCCAGCGCCGTGCGATTGCGGCGTTCAATCGCGGCAAGTCCGGTTCCGATCGGGTTCGCAGTTATCTACGTGTGCTCAAGGCTCAACCTCATGCCGCGGAGGGTGTATTGCGCGCGTGTTGGCGCATGGTCTGGGCGGATGGCAAGGCGAGCGACGCCGAGCGCGTCCTGATCGACCTCTGGGGCAAGTGGCTGGGCTGGACGCCGCAGCAACTCCAGGCACTGGCCGCCGATTTTACGCCGGAGCGCAAGCCACTGGTCACTCGGGGCCCCACTTATCAGGATGCGTTGCGTTTGCTGGGCGTGACCGCCACTACCGAGCCGTCGATGATTAAACGGGCTTATCGCCGCCTGCTCAGTCGCCATCATCCGGACAAGATTGCCGGTACCGGCGCCAGCGCCGCGCAAGTGCGTGAGGCCACCGATCGTACTCGCGAGTTGCACAACGCCTATGCGTTGATCCGCGAACGCCGGGATTTCCGTTAG
- the murU gene encoding N-acetylmuramate alpha-1-phosphate uridylyltransferase MurU, with amino-acid sequence MKAMILAAGKGERMRPLTLHTPKPLVQAGGKRLIEYHLEALAKAGFTEIVINHAWLGQQIESYLGDGAQFGLRIRYSAEGEPLETGGGIFQALPLLGDEPFLVVNGDIWTDYDFTQLKQPIKGLAHLVMVDNPAHHPSGGDFYLDQGLLHDAAAGADNLTFSGISVLDPKLFAGCSAGAFKLAPLLRAAMAKGLVTGEHMAGRWIDVGTLERLAQVETLLTAGQ; translated from the coding sequence ATGAAGGCCATGATCCTGGCCGCCGGCAAAGGCGAGCGGATGCGTCCACTGACCTTGCACACGCCCAAGCCGCTGGTGCAGGCCGGCGGCAAGCGCTTGATCGAGTATCACTTGGAGGCGCTGGCCAAGGCTGGCTTCACCGAGATCGTGATCAACCACGCCTGGCTCGGCCAACAGATCGAAAGCTACCTGGGGGACGGTGCGCAGTTTGGCCTGCGCATCCGTTACTCCGCAGAGGGCGAGCCGCTGGAAACCGGCGGAGGAATTTTCCAGGCGTTGCCATTGCTGGGGGACGAACCTTTCCTGGTGGTCAATGGCGACATCTGGACCGATTACGACTTCACCCAGCTCAAGCAGCCGATCAAGGGCCTGGCCCATTTGGTGATGGTCGATAACCCGGCGCATCACCCTTCGGGTGGCGATTTCTACCTTGATCAAGGTTTGCTTCATGATGCAGCGGCCGGTGCCGATAACCTGACCTTCAGTGGCATTTCCGTCCTCGACCCCAAGCTGTTCGCGGGTTGCAGCGCGGGTGCCTTCAAGCTGGCGCCGCTGTTGCGGGCGGCCATGGCCAAAGGTCTGGTAACGGGGGAACACATGGCGGGACGCTGGATTGATGTCGGCACGCTGGAGCGCCTGGCGCAAGTCGAAACCCTGCTGACAGCGGGGCAGTAA